One segment of Theobroma cacao cultivar B97-61/B2 chromosome 9, Criollo_cocoa_genome_V2, whole genome shotgun sequence DNA contains the following:
- the LOC18587715 gene encoding transcription initiation factor TFIID subunit 5 codes for MDNMQAVNSFVAAYLKKKGFKEAEQLLEDLQSKDSAPIDFHNDPELAKFIHHFSQSEDDVVRYQDGYSKLRSWTYSSLDLYKHELLRVLYPVFIHSFMDLVAKGHLQEARTFFNAFREDHELMHSRDLQKLEGVLTQSHLEEMEFARSLRQNKVNIKICQYSYDLLLQYLHKTQSTAMLGVINEHINFQVSPGQPTSISDDAEVVTLIGSCQDAANQINQKEIHWGLLEDSLEERLEKAGGLLSDSEKTEGENKEGDVDETKKRSVEGGKQGASTKKLKKDKAASATAKSARPEANTTSTAPRVKPELPLPVMPTEVEQSILEDLRNRVQLSSVALPSVSFYTFLNTHNGLNCSSISHDGSLVAGGFSDSSLKIWDMAKLGQQAGSSILQGENDSTSSKHVVGPNGVKRSYTLLQGHSGPVYSANFSPLGDFILSSSADTTIRLWSTELNANLVCYKGHNYPVWDVQFSPVGHYFASASHDRTARIWSMDKIQPMRIMAGHLSDVDCVQWHANCNYIATGSSDKTVRLWDVQSGECVRIFIGHRSMILSLAMSPDGRYMASGDEDGTIMMWDLSSGRCVTPLMGHSSCVWTLAFSCEGSLLASGSADCTVKLWDVTTSTKVPKNEEKSGNPNRLRSLKTLPTKLTPVYSLRFSRRNLLFAAGALSKNQ; via the exons ATGGATAATATGCAGGCAGTGAATAGCTTCGTGGCAGCTTATCTGAAGAAGAAAGGATTCAAGGAAGCGGAGCAATTGTTGGAGGATCTTCAGAGCAAGGATTCCGCTCCCATCGATTTCCACAACGACCCCGAACTCGCTAAGTTCATTCACCACTTCTCCCA ATCGGAGGATGATGTGGTACGCTACCAGGATGGATATAGCAAACTGAGGTCTTGGACTTATAGTTCACTAGATTTATATAAG CATGAGTTGCTTCGTGTGCTTTATCCTGTCTTTATACATTCATTCATGGATCTGGTGGCAAAAGGACATCTGCAAGAGG CTAGAACATTTTTTAATGCCTTTCGTGAAGACCATGAACTGATGCACTCACGTGACCTTCAAAAGCTGGAAGGAGTTCTCACTCAGTCTCATTTGGAG GAGATGGAATTTGCTCGTTCTCTTAGGCAGAATAAAGTTAACATCAAGATATGTCAG TATTCCTACGACCTTCTGCTGCAGTATTTGCATAAAACACAGTCCACTGCTATGCTTGGGGTTATTAATGAACACATCAACTTCCAAG TTTCTCCTGGACAGCCCACTTCAATTTCTGATGATGCAGAGGTTGTAACACTTATTGGAAGCTGCCAGGATGCAGCTAATCAGATAAATCAGAAAGAAATACATTGGGGG TTGCTTGAAGACTCCTTAGAAGAACGCTTGGAGAAAGCAGGAGGTTTGCTTTCAGATTCTGAAAAGACAGAAGGGGAGAACAAAGAGGGGGATGTAGATGAGACTAAG AAAAGATCAGTTGAAGGTGGAAAGCAAGGTGCTTCAactaaaaagttgaaaaaggaCAAAGCTGCTAGTGCAACAGCAAAAAGTGCTCGCCCTGAGGCTAACACCACCTCCACTGCACCCCGAGTAAAACCAGAGCTCCCTTTGCCAGTAAT GCCAACAGAGGTAGAACAGTCAATTCTTGAGGACTTAAGAAACCGTGTACAGTTGAGTAGTGTTGCATTGCCATCTGTCAGCTTTTACACTTTTCTCAACACACATAACGG TTTGAACTGTTCATCAATTTCGCATGATGGGTCTTTGGTTGCTGGTGGATTCTCAGACTCGTCATTGAAG ATTTGGGATATGGCAAAGCTAGGCCAGCAAGCTGGCAGTT CTATTTTGCAGGGTGAAAATGATTCTACTTCAAGTAAACATGTTGTGGGACCAAATGGTGTGAAAAGATCCTATACATTGTTGCAGGGTCACTCAGGACCAGTTTATTCAGCCAACTTTAGTCCTCTTGGGGATTTTATTCTTTCCTCTTCTGCAGATACAACAA TTCGCCTGTGGAGCACAGAACTAAATGCAAATCTTGTTTGCTACAAGGGTCATAATTATCCTGTATGGGATGTTCAG TTTAGTCCTGTAGGACACTATTTTGCCAGTGCTTCGCATGATCGAACAGCAAGGATTTGGTCGATGGATAAAATACAACCTATGAGGATAATGGCAGGGCACTTGTCTGATGTCGAT TGTGTGCAATGGCATGCCAACTGCAACTATATTGCCACTGGCTCTAGTGACAAAACAGTTAGATTGTGGGATGTGCAAAGTGGAGAATGTGTTCGGATTTTCATTGGTCATAGGAGTATGATTTTGTCATTAGCAATGTCACCTGACGGTCGATATATGGCATCTGGTGATGAAGATGGCACAATCATGATGTGGGACCTGTCTAGTGGACGCTGCGTTACACCTTTGATGGGTCACAGCTCGTGTGTGTGGACGCTTGCTTTCAG TTGTGAAGGTTCACTTCTGGCATCTGGATCTGCTGATTGCACTGTAAAATTGTGGGATGTAACAACAAGCACAAAGGTCccaaagaatgaagaaaa GAGTGGAAATCCAAACAGACTAAGATCGTTGAAAACCTTGCCAACCAAGCTTACTCCAGTTTATAGTTTGCGG TTTTCCAGAAGGAATCTGCTGTTTGCAGCTGGGGCGCTCTCTAAGAACCAGTAA